One Streptomyces sp. NBC_00223 genomic window carries:
- a CDS encoding class I SAM-dependent methyltransferase, whose amino-acid sequence MAGFDEFERRAWGGRAEAYGRSFGLLCAHTVPRLLDVAGVGVGVRVLDVGTGTGTVAAAAGARGAKVTAVDAEPSMVVAAGRAAPSAEVRLAVLPELPFADDEFDAVVGNFVLNHVGRPAAALAELRRVTRPGGRIALTVWASPPASGQALLGRAVQAAGVTRPADAPRLAAQDDFPRTETGFAALLVDAGLAAPACETLAWTHHVDAEAWWSGPAAGIATIGQIVTAQPPAVIASIRAHYDALCAPFRTPAGPLALPHTALLAHATA is encoded by the coding sequence GTGGCGGGTTTTGACGAGTTCGAGCGGCGGGCGTGGGGTGGGCGGGCCGAGGCGTACGGGCGGAGCTTCGGGCTGCTGTGCGCGCACACCGTGCCGAGGTTGCTGGACGTGGCGGGGGTCGGCGTGGGGGTGCGGGTGCTGGATGTCGGCACCGGTACGGGGACGGTCGCGGCCGCGGCGGGCGCGCGCGGGGCGAAGGTCACGGCGGTGGACGCGGAGCCTTCCATGGTGGTGGCGGCGGGCCGGGCCGCCCCCTCCGCCGAGGTGCGGCTCGCCGTACTGCCCGAACTCCCCTTCGCCGACGACGAGTTCGACGCTGTCGTGGGCAACTTCGTGCTCAACCACGTGGGCCGGCCCGCCGCCGCCCTCGCCGAGCTGCGCCGCGTCACCCGGCCCGGCGGCCGGATCGCCCTGACCGTCTGGGCCTCGCCGCCCGCTTCCGGTCAGGCCCTCCTCGGCCGGGCCGTCCAGGCGGCAGGCGTCACCCGGCCCGCCGACGCGCCCAGGCTCGCCGCCCAGGACGACTTCCCCCGTACGGAGACGGGCTTCGCGGCGCTGCTGGTCGACGCGGGGCTGGCCGCTCCCGCGTGCGAGACGCTGGCCTGGACACACCACGTCGACGCCGAGGCGTGGTGGTCGGGGCCGGCCGCCGGGATCGCCACCATCGGTCAGATCGTCACGGCCCAGCCCCCGGCGGTCATCGCGTCCATCCGCGCGCACTACGACGCGCTCTGCGCGCCCTTCCGCACCCCGGCCGGCCCCCTCGCCCTCCCCCACACCGCCCTCCTCGCCCACGCCACCGCCTGA